In a genomic window of Blastocatellia bacterium:
- a CDS encoding isoprenylcysteine carboxylmethyltransferase family protein: protein LGTFLLVPSWFFLVCVIAAVLGNAIRAREEERVLLQRYGQEYAAYQKVTGRFFPRVFRSSSTAK, encoded by the coding sequence CTGGGAACTTTTTTGCTCGTGCCCTCGTGGTTCTTTCTGGTCTGCGTGATCGCAGCCGTGCTGGGCAATGCGATTCGGGCGCGAGAAGAAGAGCGCGTGCTGCTCCAGCGCTATGGTCAGGAGTACGCCGCCTATCAGAAGGTGACGGGTCGGTTTTTCCCCAGAGTCTTCCGCAGCTCTTCCACTGCAAAATGA